A portion of the Microlunatus phosphovorus NM-1 genome contains these proteins:
- a CDS encoding glycosyltransferase family 2 protein, translating to MTSRPDLSVVVPMHNASATIAKVVRSFVEIEQRSIEVIVVDDGSTDDSVKRVLAIDRPEVQVVGLGANAGAGIARNHGFARAQGRYVLFFDADDQIHPGALLNAVEALDDLGADAAIMPYRYRRGAARKSDGMNSYDTGVWSQYAVGPRRIARLGEVPRLLGFSNYPWNKLVRNDHYRRTGLRFGSTPVHNDILGHWLTLLDARALVLLDEPLCTHIVNEGGRHLTNRESSARLSLVAALDETYTELAARPEKRNRFSHHYWDFVLRVASWATTRMAPDTVDEFNLRLQHHLLRIDLSDFTRMRLRRDPRLATRIIRKALA from the coding sequence ATGACGAGCAGACCCGACCTGTCCGTCGTGGTCCCGATGCACAATGCCAGCGCGACCATCGCGAAGGTGGTCCGCTCGTTCGTCGAGATCGAGCAGCGCAGCATCGAGGTGATCGTCGTCGACGACGGCTCGACCGACGACTCGGTCAAGCGGGTGCTGGCCATTGACCGACCGGAGGTGCAGGTCGTCGGACTGGGTGCCAACGCGGGTGCCGGTATCGCGCGCAACCACGGCTTTGCCCGGGCGCAGGGCCGATATGTGCTTTTCTTCGACGCTGACGACCAGATCCATCCGGGGGCGCTGCTGAATGCCGTCGAGGCGCTCGACGACCTGGGCGCCGATGCGGCGATCATGCCCTATCGCTACCGTCGCGGAGCGGCACGCAAGTCCGACGGCATGAACTCCTACGACACCGGTGTGTGGAGCCAGTACGCCGTTGGGCCACGTCGGATTGCCCGGCTGGGCGAAGTGCCGAGGCTCCTCGGCTTCTCCAACTACCCGTGGAACAAGCTGGTCCGGAATGATCACTACCGTCGTACCGGGCTTCGCTTCGGTAGCACCCCGGTCCACAACGACATCCTCGGACACTGGCTGACCCTACTGGACGCGCGGGCTCTGGTGTTGCTGGACGAGCCGCTCTGCACCCATATCGTGAACGAGGGCGGTCGTCATCTGACCAATCGGGAGAGCAGCGCCAGGCTGAGTCTGGTCGCAGCGCTCGATGAAACCTATACCGAGTTGGCCGCGCGTCCCGAGAAGCGGAATCGGTTCTCGCACCACTATTGGGACTTCGTGCTTCGGGTGGCCAGCTGGGCAACCACCCGGATGGCACCAGATACCGTCGATGAGTTCAATCTCCGGCTGCAGCACCACCTGCTCCGGATCGATCTCAGCGACTTCACCCGGATGCGGTTGCGGCGCGATCCCCGGTTGGCGACCCGGATCATCCGCAAGGCCTTGGCATGA
- a CDS encoding iron chaperone translates to MTAISDHDAYIAAAPESFRATLARLRELLAQALPQADEVVMYNMPGFKIGGLVVASYAAFSKQCGVYFLPSAISQHSEEIAAAGFKATKTGITFTPRKPLPDDLVRRLARTACAAALTSQV, encoded by the coding sequence ATGACAGCGATATCTGATCACGACGCCTACATCGCTGCTGCGCCGGAATCCTTCCGTGCGACGCTGGCGCGGCTGCGCGAGTTGCTAGCCCAAGCTCTGCCGCAGGCCGACGAGGTCGTGATGTACAACATGCCGGGATTCAAGATCGGCGGCTTGGTGGTCGCGAGCTATGCGGCGTTCAGCAAGCAGTGCGGGGTGTACTTCCTTCCGAGCGCCATCTCCCAGCACAGTGAGGAAATCGCCGCCGCCGGCTTCAAGGCCACGAAGACCGGGATCACGTTTACCCCGCGCAAACCCCTACCGGACGACCTCGTCCGACGCCTAGCGCGGACGGCATGTGCCGCGGCTCTGACCTCGCAGGTCTGA
- a CDS encoding aminotransferase class IV → MSAPTTPETRPTLIRPARTIWLNGRLYGDGETPAVPVTDHGLVVGDGAFEALKITAAGPFAVQRHLERLSRSAKSLELPPPDHAVVRGAIDAVCAGQDWQFGKVRITYTGGPGPLGSQAAYGPPNLVVIAEPMDPAPAIGTVVTAPWRRNENGALTGVKSTSYAENVRGLAYARSRGAAETIFLNTTGDVCEGTGTNVFCVFGSRVVTPPLAAGCLAGITRELVVEWCDVVEDDFTLAEAAEADEVFLTSSLRDVQAISRWDGIDHAAPGPKTTEIAAHFLARSAELVDP, encoded by the coding sequence GGCCGACTCTACGGGGATGGCGAGACGCCTGCGGTGCCGGTCACCGACCACGGCCTCGTTGTCGGCGACGGCGCCTTCGAAGCGCTCAAGATCACGGCGGCGGGCCCGTTTGCCGTGCAGCGTCACCTCGAGCGACTCTCTCGGTCTGCGAAATCGCTGGAACTGCCGCCTCCCGATCACGCCGTCGTCCGCGGTGCGATCGACGCGGTCTGCGCCGGCCAGGACTGGCAGTTCGGGAAGGTTCGGATCACCTACACCGGCGGTCCGGGGCCGCTCGGATCCCAGGCCGCGTACGGCCCGCCCAACCTGGTGGTGATCGCCGAGCCCATGGATCCGGCACCAGCGATCGGCACCGTCGTCACGGCTCCCTGGCGACGGAACGAGAACGGGGCCCTGACCGGGGTCAAATCGACCTCGTACGCCGAGAACGTCCGTGGGCTGGCGTACGCGCGCTCCCGGGGCGCCGCCGAGACGATCTTCCTGAACACGACGGGCGACGTCTGCGAGGGGACCGGGACCAACGTCTTCTGCGTGTTCGGTAGCCGGGTTGTCACCCCGCCACTGGCGGCGGGCTGCCTGGCGGGCATCACCCGCGAACTGGTGGTCGAGTGGTGCGATGTGGTGGAAGACGACTTCACCCTCGCCGAGGCCGCCGAAGCGGACGAGGTGTTCCTCACCTCGTCGCTGCGTGATGTGCAGGCGATCTCGCGCTGGGACGGCATCGACCACGCCGCACCCGGGCCGAAGACCACCGAGATCGCAGCCCACTTCCTGGCCAGGAGCGCCGAACTCGTCGACCCCTGA
- a CDS encoding glycosyltransferase family 2 protein codes for MSPDTGGDSFEPQHEIAIVILTQADRPAQLARAVRSVRDQRRVRTQLVLIENGVSSPPADLERPSELADLLIVLRENVGIPAGRNIGAASTDAGLVMFLDDDAELLDPGMLASVVARFQADPRLGAMAIRLVDESGLTQRRHVPRLGARSAARSGPVTYFVGGACVVRTAAFRQVGGFDARFFYSMEESDLAWRLLDAGWSIWYSADLRAFHPRSTPARHLDYARLTARNRLWMAWRSLPVPFTIAYLTTWTAAAVARGAPARDVLAGYRDGLTALPARRPMRWRTVARMTALGRPPLL; via the coding sequence GTGAGTCCTGATACCGGTGGTGATTCCTTCGAGCCACAGCACGAGATCGCCATCGTCATCCTCACTCAAGCCGACCGACCGGCGCAGTTGGCCAGAGCGGTGCGGTCGGTTCGCGATCAACGCCGTGTCCGAACCCAGCTCGTCTTGATCGAGAACGGCGTGTCATCCCCACCCGCCGACCTGGAGCGTCCGTCCGAGCTTGCCGACCTGCTGATCGTGCTGCGGGAGAACGTCGGCATCCCGGCCGGCCGCAACATCGGTGCCGCGAGCACCGACGCCGGGCTGGTGATGTTCCTCGACGATGACGCCGAGCTGCTCGACCCCGGGATGCTGGCGTCGGTCGTTGCCCGTTTCCAGGCCGACCCCCGGCTCGGCGCGATGGCGATCCGCTTGGTCGACGAGTCCGGCCTGACCCAGCGCCGGCACGTGCCACGACTAGGTGCCCGCTCCGCGGCGCGGTCGGGACCAGTCACCTACTTCGTCGGTGGTGCGTGCGTAGTGCGAACTGCCGCCTTTCGGCAGGTCGGTGGCTTCGACGCTCGGTTCTTCTATTCGATGGAGGAGTCCGATCTGGCCTGGCGGTTGCTCGATGCCGGCTGGTCGATCTGGTATTCGGCCGATCTGAGGGCCTTCCATCCTCGGAGCACTCCGGCTCGGCACCTCGACTACGCACGGTTGACCGCGCGCAACCGGTTGTGGATGGCGTGGCGCTCGCTGCCCGTTCCGTTCACGATCGCGTACCTGACCACCTGGACGGCGGCTGCCGTGGCCCGCGGCGCCCCGGCACGCGATGTGCTCGCCGGCTACCGCGATGGGCTCACCGCACTCCCCGCCCGGCGCCCGATGCGCTGGCGCACAGTCGCTCGGATGACCGCCTTGGGTCGGCCGCCGCTGCTCTGA
- a CDS encoding Hsp70 family protein, translating to MSYRVGVDLGTTFTAAAVANGQPPTMVGLGNRALQIPSVLFLAPDGQLMCGESAERRGLAEPDRVVREFKRRIGDSVPILVAGSPYSAQSLTARLLRHVWLTTRDRMGSAPNEVVLTHPANWGPYKLELLDQVASIADVGPVIRCPEPVAAAAQYAAQNKVDIGSTIAVYDLGGGTFDACVLSKTANGFELVGVPEGIEHLGGIDFDEALFQNAIGLLGSRIEQLDPDDPQTTLGLNRLRRDCVDCKEALSSDVDAVLPVALPGLSTTLRFTRSDFEGLIRPALEETMDAMARALRSANVTPDRLSAIVLVGGSSRIPLVGELVQQRFGIPTALDTHPKHDIALGAVQFGHRADRAAALPPTPSVAPTSAPTTPPPTTPASTAPAPTTPAPIPKPTTPATPPVPPSPDTPKPAPVDPAAAPRPDRAANRRRGIVIAGVAAVLIAGVIAGVALLNRPKDVPVVSDQPSTSLGPSTASASVSPSATVNAAGLPISAPLTDSQLIVPAKVDDNWDLWLADTETAAPVARLTTDPAVDGGPVLSPDRRTVIYLQNLNNEGKRTLLVKGAASPGDGRALFNPMPSQCADTVFRPAWNPAVPLEAGGEIAVPCVNAKGKYGLYRFTLDGELIAKVPVPSGTVRVDDPAYSPDGSKLVYWAASDSKLDGGVLYTVEVNGGKPRLLVESTQAGEDADPVWSPDASHIAFRRRVADGTSGGNFDVFTVTTDGSAKLARLTEDPADEQNPIFSPSGSQIAYKSTAPDPKHPDHAATRVWIMDNDGDNKAALWSQGLDPEQNAAAWGLR from the coding sequence ATGTCCTACCGCGTAGGGGTCGACCTGGGCACGACGTTCACGGCCGCCGCCGTCGCCAACGGTCAGCCCCCGACGATGGTCGGCCTCGGCAACCGCGCGCTGCAGATTCCGTCGGTGCTGTTCTTGGCGCCCGACGGACAGCTCATGTGTGGCGAATCGGCGGAGCGGCGCGGACTGGCCGAGCCGGATCGGGTGGTCAGGGAGTTCAAACGTCGAATCGGTGACTCGGTCCCGATCCTGGTGGCCGGCTCGCCCTACTCTGCACAGAGTCTGACCGCCCGCCTGCTGCGGCATGTTTGGCTGACGACCCGCGACCGGATGGGGTCGGCACCTAACGAAGTGGTGCTCACCCATCCGGCCAACTGGGGCCCCTACAAGCTCGAGCTGCTCGACCAGGTCGCTTCGATAGCCGACGTCGGCCCGGTCATTCGCTGCCCCGAGCCGGTGGCGGCGGCAGCGCAGTACGCGGCGCAGAACAAGGTGGACATCGGCAGCACGATCGCTGTGTACGACCTCGGCGGCGGCACGTTCGACGCGTGTGTCCTGTCCAAGACCGCCAACGGCTTCGAGTTGGTCGGGGTCCCCGAGGGAATCGAGCATCTGGGCGGCATCGACTTCGACGAGGCGCTCTTTCAGAACGCCATCGGTCTGCTCGGCTCCCGGATCGAGCAGCTCGACCCCGATGATCCCCAGACCACCCTCGGGCTGAATCGCCTTCGCCGCGACTGTGTGGACTGCAAGGAGGCACTGTCCTCGGACGTGGACGCCGTGCTGCCTGTCGCGCTGCCTGGACTCTCCACCACCCTGCGGTTCACCCGCAGCGATTTCGAGGGTCTGATTCGGCCGGCGCTGGAGGAGACCATGGACGCCATGGCGCGCGCGCTGCGCTCGGCGAACGTCACCCCCGACCGGCTCTCCGCGATCGTGCTGGTCGGCGGGAGCAGCCGGATCCCGCTCGTCGGCGAGCTGGTCCAGCAACGCTTCGGGATCCCGACCGCGCTCGACACCCACCCCAAGCACGACATCGCTCTCGGTGCGGTGCAGTTCGGACACCGCGCGGACAGGGCGGCAGCGCTGCCGCCGACCCCGTCGGTCGCGCCGACATCCGCGCCGACGACGCCCCCGCCGACGACACCCGCATCCACGGCACCGGCACCCACGACACCGGCACCGATCCCGAAGCCGACCACGCCAGCCACCCCGCCCGTCCCGCCGAGTCCGGACACGCCCAAGCCCGCGCCAGTCGATCCAGCAGCAGCTCCGCGGCCCGATCGGGCCGCGAACCGGCGGCGAGGCATCGTCATCGCCGGCGTGGCAGCTGTCCTGATCGCCGGTGTCATTGCCGGGGTCGCGCTCCTCAACCGTCCGAAAGACGTGCCGGTGGTCAGCGATCAACCTTCGACCAGCCTGGGTCCATCCACTGCATCAGCAAGTGTCAGCCCGTCGGCCACGGTGAACGCAGCCGGGCTGCCGATCTCTGCGCCGTTGACCGACAGCCAGTTGATCGTGCCGGCAAAGGTCGACGACAACTGGGATCTCTGGCTCGCGGACACCGAGACGGCGGCCCCGGTCGCCCGGCTGACAACCGACCCGGCAGTGGACGGGGGACCGGTCCTGTCGCCCGATCGGCGCACGGTGATCTACCTCCAGAATCTGAACAACGAGGGCAAACGGACGCTGCTGGTGAAGGGTGCTGCCTCACCAGGCGACGGCCGCGCGCTGTTCAATCCGATGCCTTCGCAGTGCGCCGACACGGTGTTTCGCCCGGCCTGGAACCCGGCTGTGCCGCTGGAGGCCGGCGGCGAGATCGCGGTGCCCTGCGTCAACGCCAAGGGAAAGTACGGGCTCTATCGATTCACTCTCGACGGGGAGTTGATCGCGAAGGTCCCGGTCCCGTCCGGCACCGTACGCGTGGATGATCCCGCCTACTCACCCGACGGTTCAAAGCTGGTCTATTGGGCCGCTTCGGACTCGAAGCTGGATGGCGGCGTCCTCTACACCGTCGAGGTGAACGGTGGGAAGCCCAGGTTGCTGGTGGAGTCGACCCAGGCCGGTGAGGACGCCGATCCTGTCTGGTCACCGGACGCGTCGCACATCGCGTTCCGACGCCGGGTCGCCGATGGCACGTCGGGGGGCAACTTCGACGTCTTCACGGTGACCACGGACGGCAGTGCCAAGCTGGCCAGGCTCACCGAGGACCCTGCCGATGAGCAGAACCCGATCTTCTCCCCGTCCGGCAGTCAGATCGCCTACAAGAGCACGGCGCCGGACCCCAAACATCCAGATCATGCTGCGACCCGGGTCTGGATCATGGACAACGACGGGGACAACAAGGCAGCGCTGTGGTCGCAGGGCCTCGACCCAGAGCAGAACGCCGCTGCCTGGGGATTGCGCTAG
- a CDS encoding glycosyltransferase family 2 protein: protein MSDQAERPSPRLSPALQLGQTPQASIIVTAYNIESYIEESLASIAAQTLAELEVIVVDDGSSDATPARITEFCAGDPRFIPVLLPHNSPGGVATAANIGLERASSPWVGFVDGDDFIEPTMFERLVGAAAASGSDLAMCEYLEVIDGSGERRDPADAHRWAEFTAGRYELDTHTRYQLLRFIAVPWRKLYRRTLLADNQIRFPVSEGFYEDNPFHWFTLLCADSIALVPEVLCYHRVARTGQTTSAADERLLQIFDHHDTIHTWLLGRGLLDAYQVPLLIWVISQLEWIARRISPSTRRQLFAILRPIFAQYSTEMVLVALREGNKGATARRLSLAIAKGEYGSFVRALSSRSDSNSPVLAAAFHLRHSGVRHTALLTGRYLRNRFLGDQAGRALGRFGLFGRLGREASRQDVLFGLMVIQRQLAGLEESIGVVEARLDAIDRRIEGRGTDRETTSGAVDVDAQRGDPAA, encoded by the coding sequence ATGAGCGACCAAGCCGAGCGCCCGTCACCGCGGTTGAGCCCAGCACTGCAGTTGGGTCAGACGCCGCAGGCGAGCATCATCGTGACCGCCTACAACATCGAGTCCTACATCGAGGAGTCCCTGGCCAGCATCGCCGCGCAGACCCTGGCCGAACTCGAGGTCATCGTGGTCGATGACGGGTCGAGCGACGCCACACCGGCCAGGATCACGGAGTTCTGTGCCGGAGATCCTCGATTCATCCCGGTGCTGCTGCCACACAACAGCCCCGGTGGCGTGGCCACGGCCGCCAACATCGGTCTCGAGCGGGCCAGCTCCCCGTGGGTGGGCTTCGTGGACGGGGACGACTTCATCGAGCCGACCATGTTCGAGCGGCTCGTCGGCGCTGCCGCCGCGTCCGGATCCGACCTCGCGATGTGCGAGTACCTCGAAGTGATCGACGGTTCTGGCGAGCGCCGCGACCCGGCCGATGCCCATCGCTGGGCCGAGTTCACCGCGGGCCGCTACGAGCTCGATACCCACACCCGCTATCAGCTCCTCCGCTTCATCGCGGTCCCCTGGCGCAAGCTCTACCGTCGCACCCTGCTGGCGGACAACCAGATCCGATTCCCGGTCAGCGAAGGCTTCTACGAGGACAACCCATTCCATTGGTTCACATTGCTCTGCGCCGATTCGATTGCGCTGGTGCCGGAGGTGCTCTGCTATCACCGGGTCGCGCGGACCGGCCAGACCACGTCGGCAGCTGACGAGCGGCTGCTGCAGATCTTTGACCACCACGACACGATCCACACCTGGCTGCTCGGTCGAGGCCTGCTGGATGCGTACCAGGTCCCTCTGCTGATCTGGGTGATCTCGCAGCTGGAGTGGATCGCGCGGCGCATCTCGCCCAGCACGCGCCGGCAGCTGTTCGCGATCCTGCGACCGATCTTCGCCCAGTACTCGACGGAGATGGTGCTGGTCGCCCTCCGCGAGGGCAACAAGGGTGCGACGGCTCGGCGGCTGAGCCTCGCCATTGCCAAGGGCGAGTACGGCAGCTTCGTTCGCGCGCTCTCCAGCCGATCCGACTCGAACAGCCCGGTGCTGGCTGCGGCATTCCACCTCCGGCATTCCGGTGTCCGGCACACTGCGCTGTTGACCGGCCGTTATCTCCGCAACCGGTTCCTCGGCGACCAGGCCGGCAGGGCACTTGGTCGATTCGGTCTGTTCGGCCGACTTGGTCGCGAGGCCTCGCGGCAGGATGTGCTGTTCGGCCTGATGGTGATCCAGCGGCAGCTCGCCGGTCTGGAGGAGTCGATCGGCGTCGTCGAGGCCAGACTCGATGCCATCGATCGGCGAATCGAGGGTCGCGGCACTGATCGCGAGACGACCTCAGGCGCCGTCGACGTCGACGCACAGCGAGGGGATCCTGCCGCCTGA
- a CDS encoding glycosyltransferase → MHPIPRIGPTEAADRPRWSVIVPVHDCAPFLADALTGVLEQLAEDDCEVVVLDDDSTDDPARVVEQVGRDRVRFVVNPGRLGASATFNRGLELARGDLVHLLHGDDMVLPGFYSTMAAALDSTAALAAICRVEDVDIDSAPLYRTRSYRRGTGVWTDALDALAVSNRVRAPGIVVRRSGYELVGGFRTDLPHAADWDMWTRLAAHGRVAFVDEVLARYRRHPGSDTRARVLTGANVRERVAAIGVLAGYLEPRRRPWVTRRALVYATVFAARTSLSLARSGERRAAGVQLAEAARCLVQVPGGPPRISR, encoded by the coding sequence ATGCACCCGATCCCCCGGATCGGCCCGACCGAGGCCGCAGACCGACCGCGATGGTCGGTCATCGTGCCGGTGCACGACTGCGCGCCGTTTCTGGCCGATGCCCTGACCGGAGTGCTCGAGCAACTGGCCGAGGACGACTGCGAGGTGGTCGTGCTCGACGACGATTCAACCGACGATCCGGCGCGGGTGGTTGAGCAGGTCGGTCGTGATCGGGTCCGCTTTGTCGTCAACCCGGGCCGGCTCGGTGCCAGCGCGACGTTCAACCGAGGTCTCGAGCTTGCCAGGGGCGACCTGGTCCACCTGCTGCACGGCGACGACATGGTTCTTCCGGGCTTCTACTCGACGATGGCGGCTGCGCTCGACTCGACGGCGGCGCTCGCCGCCATCTGCCGGGTGGAGGACGTCGATATCGACAGTGCTCCGCTGTATCGCACCCGGTCCTACCGCCGGGGCACGGGCGTGTGGACCGATGCGTTGGACGCACTCGCGGTCTCGAACCGGGTCCGGGCCCCCGGCATCGTGGTGCGCCGCTCCGGGTACGAACTGGTGGGAGGCTTTCGGACCGACCTGCCGCATGCCGCGGACTGGGACATGTGGACGCGGCTTGCCGCGCACGGGCGGGTGGCTTTTGTCGACGAGGTGCTCGCGCGCTATCGGCGGCATCCCGGCTCGGACACTCGGGCTCGGGTGCTGACCGGTGCGAACGTCCGCGAGCGGGTTGCCGCCATCGGCGTGCTGGCGGGATATCTGGAGCCGCGTCGGAGGCCGTGGGTGACCCGGCGGGCACTGGTCTATGCGACCGTGTTCGCGGCCCGCACGTCGCTGTCCTTGGCTCGATCGGGCGAGCGGCGGGCTGCGGGTGTCCAGCTGGCGGAGGCGGCGCGTTGCCTGGTGCAGGTGCCCGGAGGCCCGCCAAGGATCAGCCGTTGA
- a CDS encoding UDP-galactopyranose/dTDP-fucopyranose mutase family protein, whose protein sequence is MRFGVAGAGFSGAVIARELADAGHEVTVLECRDHVAGNCHTERDPQTQVLVHRYGPHIFHTGNERVWSYINRFGVLLPYYHRVRTTVGGRVYLLPVNLLTINQLFQTALNPDQARAFIAEQADSSIEVPRNFEEQALKLMGRRLYEAFFLGYTRKQWGLEPNEIPASVLRRLPLRFTYEDSYFSHPHQGMPRDGYTAIVSAILDHPLIEVRLSTPYAAADRDAFDHSIWTGPLDDWFEHRYGRLGYRTLDFEEIRATGDFLGCAVMNYGDLDVPYTRITEHKYLAPWEEHTDTVCIRETSRLAGEGDIPYYPIRLAADQRTLRRYLDAARSASGVTFAGRLGTYRYLDMDVTIAEALATADRILAGIDSGGRIPSLCVDVDGA, encoded by the coding sequence GTGAGATTCGGCGTGGCGGGAGCGGGCTTCTCGGGAGCGGTGATCGCCCGCGAACTCGCCGATGCCGGGCACGAGGTGACCGTGCTGGAGTGCCGCGACCACGTCGCCGGCAACTGCCACACCGAACGGGACCCGCAGACGCAGGTCCTGGTCCACCGCTATGGGCCGCACATCTTCCACACCGGCAATGAACGTGTCTGGAGCTATATCAACCGGTTCGGGGTGCTGCTCCCGTACTACCACCGGGTCCGCACCACCGTAGGCGGCCGGGTATATCTCCTGCCGGTCAACTTGCTGACCATCAATCAGCTCTTCCAGACCGCGCTGAATCCCGATCAGGCACGAGCCTTCATCGCGGAGCAGGCAGACTCGTCGATCGAGGTGCCTCGCAACTTCGAGGAGCAGGCGCTCAAGCTGATGGGCCGCCGCTTGTACGAGGCCTTCTTCCTGGGCTACACCCGCAAGCAGTGGGGGCTGGAGCCGAACGAGATCCCGGCCTCGGTGCTGCGACGACTGCCCTTGCGCTTCACCTACGAGGACTCCTATTTCAGTCATCCGCATCAGGGCATGCCGCGGGACGGGTACACAGCCATCGTCTCCGCCATCCTGGATCATCCGCTGATCGAGGTCCGGCTTTCGACGCCGTACGCCGCCGCTGATCGGGACGCCTTCGATCACTCGATCTGGACCGGGCCGCTGGACGACTGGTTCGAGCATCGCTACGGCCGGCTGGGCTACCGCACCTTGGACTTCGAGGAGATCCGCGCGACCGGGGACTTCCTCGGCTGCGCGGTGATGAACTATGGCGACCTGGACGTGCCGTACACCCGGATCACCGAGCACAAGTACCTTGCGCCCTGGGAGGAGCACACCGACACGGTGTGCATTCGGGAGACGAGCAGGCTGGCCGGCGAAGGCGATATCCCCTACTACCCGATCCGATTGGCCGCCGATCAGCGAACGCTGCGCCGGTATCTCGACGCCGCACGGTCGGCATCAGGCGTGACGTTCGCCGGGCGGCTCGGCACCTATCGGTACCTCGACATGGATGTCACGATCGCCGAGGCGTTGGCGACCGCGGACCGGATCCTCGCGGGAATCGACTCAGGCGGCAGGATCCCCTCGCTGTGCGTCGACGTCGACGGCGCCTGA
- a CDS encoding TetR/AcrR family transcriptional regulator, protein MPKLWEATIEGHKDSVKLAIVQATAKLVHQDGFTGLTMSAIAETAGISRATLYRYVKDSAEAVELWHAHQIGDHLRQLQAVAAATPEDERLSTVIERYAISRQHQHGDQDHSALHRSAAVSDARETVAALLHELIIADSEAGAIRTDVPVDELVQYAMASLEAAAYLPDRDAALRLAHLVEQSLRPRNPIGTMEV, encoded by the coding sequence GTGCCGAAGTTGTGGGAAGCGACCATCGAGGGCCACAAGGACTCCGTGAAGCTAGCGATCGTGCAGGCGACAGCAAAGCTGGTTCACCAGGACGGGTTCACCGGCCTCACGATGTCGGCGATCGCCGAGACAGCTGGGATCAGCCGAGCAACGCTCTACCGGTACGTCAAGGACTCCGCCGAAGCAGTCGAACTCTGGCACGCACACCAGATCGGCGACCACCTGCGTCAACTCCAGGCGGTCGCGGCAGCCACACCCGAGGATGAGCGACTTTCTACTGTCATCGAGCGCTATGCGATCAGTCGACAACACCAACACGGCGACCAAGACCACAGTGCCCTTCATCGGTCGGCAGCAGTGAGCGACGCAAGGGAAACCGTTGCAGCACTCCTGCACGAGTTGATCATCGCGGACTCGGAGGCTGGTGCAATCCGCACCGACGTGCCCGTCGACGAACTGGTGCAGTACGCGATGGCGTCATTAGAGGCGGCAGCGTACCTACCGGATCGCGATGCAGCGTTGCGCCTGGCGCACCTCGTGGAGCAGTCCCTACGACCCCGGAACCCAATCGGCACAATGGAGGTCTGA
- a CDS encoding Gfo/Idh/MocA family protein: MTASVRISVVGAGLIGIRHVEEIVASDCAELASIVDPGPAGPAVADKFGVVCHQTLAELFERDKPDGIILATPNQLHVEGALACIAAGVPVIVEKPLADTIEGAVRIVEAGESAGVPVLTGHHRNYSPIMATAKKVVNEGVLGRIVAVTGTALFYKPDDYFDVGGGWRREPGGGPILLNLTHEVNNLQQLLGRIVRVQAVASNAVRGFPVEDTAAMVFTFANGALGTFLLSDAAGSARSWEQTSRENASYSTYPDEDCYHIAGTAGSLSVPTMRLKVFAGKPSWWEPLETSTIEIDRSDPLANQIVHFAAVISGDAEPICSARDGLDTMRVVDAVIESAATGQPVDLAPSSSVGMPNRDDGSAEDGGGSSRRVSGGGPRTHSSGSGAPVCPTA; the protein is encoded by the coding sequence ATGACAGCCAGTGTTCGTATCAGCGTGGTCGGTGCTGGTCTGATCGGGATCCGGCACGTCGAGGAGATCGTCGCCAGCGACTGTGCCGAGTTGGCGTCGATCGTCGATCCCGGACCGGCTGGACCGGCAGTGGCCGACAAGTTTGGCGTCGTCTGCCACCAGACCTTGGCCGAGCTGTTCGAACGCGACAAACCCGACGGGATCATCCTGGCGACGCCGAACCAGCTGCATGTCGAGGGCGCTTTGGCGTGCATCGCGGCTGGCGTGCCGGTGATCGTGGAGAAGCCGCTGGCGGACACGATCGAGGGTGCGGTTCGGATCGTCGAGGCGGGGGAGTCGGCGGGCGTACCGGTGCTGACCGGGCATCACCGCAACTACAGCCCGATCATGGCCACGGCGAAGAAGGTCGTGAACGAGGGCGTGCTCGGGCGGATCGTCGCGGTGACCGGTACCGCGCTGTTTTACAAGCCCGACGACTACTTCGACGTCGGCGGCGGCTGGCGTCGGGAGCCGGGTGGCGGACCGATCCTGCTCAATCTCACCCACGAGGTGAACAACCTCCAGCAGCTGCTGGGTCGGATCGTGCGCGTCCAGGCCGTAGCGTCCAATGCCGTACGCGGCTTTCCGGTGGAGGACACGGCGGCGATGGTGTTCACCTTCGCCAACGGTGCTTTGGGCACGTTCCTGCTGTCCGACGCGGCAGGTTCGGCACGCTCCTGGGAGCAGACCTCACGGGAGAATGCCAGCTATTCGACCTACCCGGACGAGGACTGCTATCACATCGCCGGCACGGCCGGGTCGCTGTCGGTGCCGACGATGCGGCTCAAGGTCTTCGCCGGCAAGCCGTCCTGGTGGGAGCCTCTCGAGACCTCCACCATCGAGATAGACCGCAGCGATCCGCTCGCCAACCAGATCGTCCACTTCGCGGCCGTGATCAGCGGCGACGCGGAGCCGATCTGCAGTGCCCGGGATGGACTCGACACCATGCGCGTAGTCGATGCGGTCATCGAGTCCGCGGCGACCGGGCAGCCGGTAGATCTTGCACCCAGCAGCTCGGTTGGGATGCCGAATCGTGATGACGGATCGGCCGAGGATGGGGGAGGATCGAGCCGACGGGTGTCCGGCGGCGGGCCTCGTACCCACTCGTCCGGATCGGGAGCACCTGTATGTCCTACCGCGTAG